The stretch of DNA TCTACCAGCCGGGGCAGTTGGTCCTTCGGGAAGGGCGACTGCTCCTCGGTGAAGCGGGTGAAGGCCATCGTGGTGTCGAGCCGCAGCTCGGGGTGGCGCTCGGCGAGGTCGAGGAAGTCGGTGTACTCGGGCAGGCCGAGGTGGGCGACCACCAGCCGCAGGCCCGGGTGGCGCTCCAGCACCGCGGCGATCGGGCCGGGCCCGGTGTGCTTGCCGGGCGCCGGGCCGGAGCCGCAGTGGGTGACCACCGGGATGCCGCGCTCGGCCAGCAGCGCCCAGACCCCGTCAAGGAGCGGGTCCGCCGGGTCGTAACCACCCACCTGGACATGGGACTTGAAGACCCGCGCACCCTGCTCCACCGCCCGGGTCACGTACGCCAAGGCGTCCGGCTCGGGGTAGAAGGTCGCGGTGTGCAGGCAGTCCGGGGTACGGGCCGCGAAGTCCGCCGCCCAGGAGTTGAGCCAGGCCGCCATCCCGGGCTTGTGCGGGTAGAGCATCGAGGTGAACGCCCGCAGGCCGAAGGCCCGCAGCCGCTCCAACCGCCGGCCCTCCTCCTCGCGGTAGGCGATCGGCCAGGGCCGCCCGATCAGCGGCCCGGCCGAGTCGAAGTACGCCCAGACCTTGGCCAGCACCCGCTCGGGCATGAAGTGGGTGTGCACGTCCACCAGCCCGGGCAGCCCCAACCCGCCCCAGAACGCCCGGACTTCCCCCACCTCGGCCGAGGTCGCGGGCGCGACCTCGGCCACCTCCGGATGACAGGCTCCGGTGTGCTGCTCAGGCATGCCGGGCCCGGGCCAGGATCGGCTCCACGTCCAGACCGGTGGGCAGCGTGCCGAAGGCCCCGCCGTGGTCGCCGCCCAGCCGGGAGGCGCAGAACGCCTCGGCCACCGCCGGGTCGCCGTACCGCACCAGCAGCGCGCCCTGGAAGCAGAGCGCCAGCTGCTCCACCACCCGGCGGGCCCGGTACTCCAGCTCGGTCAGGTCGCCGAGCTCCTTGCGCAGCCCGGCCACCGCGGCGTCCAACCGCCGGTCGGCCCCGGCCGCCGCATCCAGCTCGCCCAACAGGGCCTCCACCACGGCGGGTTGGCGGCCCATCGCGCGCAGCGCATCCAGCGCCGCGACATTGCCCGAGCCCTCCCAGATCGAGACCAGCGGCGCCTCCCGATAGAGCCGGGGCATGCCGGACTCCTCCGCGTAGCCGTTGCCCCCGAAGCACTCCAGCGCCTCGGCGGCGTGCGCCGGACCGCGCTTGCAGACCCAGTACTTGGACACCGCGAGGCCCAACCGCCGGACCAGCGCCTCCTGTTCGTCCCCGGCCTGGGACTTGTCGGTGGCGGCGGCCAGCCGGAGCGCGACGATGGTCGCGGCCTCGGACTCGACCACCAGGTCGGCCAGCACGTTGCGCATCAGCGGCTGGTCGATCAGCGCCCTGCCGAACGCGCGCCGGTGGGTGGCGTGGTGGAGCGCGAGCACGGCACCGCTGCGCATGCCGGAGGCAGCGCCCAGGGTGCAGTCGAGCCGGGTCATGTTGACCATCTCGATGATGGTCGGCACCCCGCGCCCCTCCTCGCCGACCAGCCAGCCGACGGCGCCGTCGTACTCCAGCTCGGAGGAGGCGTTCGACTTGTTGCCGAGCTTGTCCTTGAGCCGCTGGATGTGCATCCGGTTCCGGCTGCCGTCCGGCAGCACCCGGGGCAGCACGAAGCAGCTCAGGCCGCCGGGCGCCTGGGCCAGGGTGAGGAAGAGGTCCGACATCGGCGCCGAGGTGAACCACTTGTGCCCGACCAGCCGGTACGTGCCGTCCGACTGCGGGG from Kitasatospora sp. MMS16-BH015 encodes:
- a CDS encoding amidohydrolase family protein — encoded protein: MPEQHTGACHPEVAEVAPATSAEVGEVRAFWGGLGLPGLVDVHTHFMPERVLAKVWAYFDSAGPLIGRPWPIAYREEEGRRLERLRAFGLRAFTSMLYPHKPGMAAWLNSWAADFAARTPDCLHTATFYPEPDALAYVTRAVEQGARVFKSHVQVGGYDPADPLLDGVWALLAERGIPVVTHCGSGPAPGKHTGPGPIAAVLERHPGLRLVVAHLGLPEYTDFLDLAERHPELRLDTTMAFTRFTEEQSPFPKDQLPRLVELESRILFGSDYPNIPYPYLESLQALERLGLGEGWLRAVCHDNAARLFGLD
- a CDS encoding isovaleryl-CoA dehydrogenase, with protein sequence MPATHEVTNQVPEFHGQGHDLAEDPTLLAALRRAGAEWVEPELRELGRRAGTAEAAEWGRLANEYPPVLHTHDRYGHRIDEVEFHPAWHELMRTAVSHGLHATPWRDSRPGAHTARAAKFYLWGQVEAGHSCPISMTYAAVPALRATPELAERFEPLLTATEYDFGLREPSGKRGLIAGMSMTEKQGGSDVRTNTTTATPQSDGTYRLVGHKWFTSAPMSDLFLTLAQAPGGLSCFVLPRVLPDGSRNRMHIQRLKDKLGNKSNASSELEYDGAVGWLVGEEGRGVPTIIEMVNMTRLDCTLGAASGMRSGAVLALHHATHRRAFGRALIDQPLMRNVLADLVVESEAATIVALRLAAATDKSQAGDEQEALVRRLGLAVSKYWVCKRGPAHAAEALECFGGNGYAEESGMPRLYREAPLVSIWEGSGNVAALDALRAMGRQPAVVEALLGELDAAAGADRRLDAAVAGLRKELGDLTELEYRARRVVEQLALCFQGALLVRYGDPAVAEAFCASRLGGDHGGAFGTLPTGLDVEPILARARHA